Proteins encoded together in one Streptomyces sp. NBC_01408 window:
- a CDS encoding anti-sigma factor translates to MTIAPDPHAALAAYVLHALTPEEDEAFARHLAVCTRCRREAASLRAAAAELAEVAPVAPPPGLRRRVLDRIAATPQDPLPAADGPRRPHPAARPGRALRWALAASLALAAAFGGIAYLQHRAAEEARARLAVAGQAPAARLAEVLAAPDARITATEFPDGATGCVIISRSESRAAFIASGLPKLSADQVYALWYDDIGGPRPAGTFPGRGNWHIELLDGPVERATAVGVTVEPVGGSAHPSTEPIGVIEIPA, encoded by the coding sequence ATGACCATCGCTCCCGACCCGCACGCCGCGCTCGCCGCGTACGTCCTGCACGCCCTCACGCCCGAGGAGGACGAGGCCTTCGCCCGGCACCTCGCGGTCTGCACCCGCTGCCGCCGCGAGGCCGCCTCCCTCCGCGCGGCCGCCGCCGAGCTGGCCGAGGTGGCTCCCGTGGCGCCCCCGCCCGGGCTGCGCCGCCGGGTCCTCGACCGGATCGCCGCCACCCCGCAGGACCCCCTCCCGGCCGCCGACGGGCCCCGGCGGCCGCACCCCGCGGCCCGTCCGGGCCGGGCCCTGCGCTGGGCCCTCGCCGCCTCCCTCGCCCTCGCCGCCGCGTTCGGCGGGATCGCGTACTTGCAGCACCGCGCGGCCGAGGAGGCGCGCGCCCGTCTCGCCGTAGCAGGCCAGGCCCCGGCCGCCCGGCTCGCGGAGGTCCTGGCCGCGCCCGACGCCCGGATCACCGCCACGGAGTTCCCCGACGGGGCCACCGGCTGCGTGATCATCTCCCGCAGCGAGAGCCGTGCCGCCTTCATCGCCTCCGGCCTGCCGAAACTCTCCGCGGACCAGGTGTACGCCCTCTGGTACGACGACATCGGCGGGCCCCGCCCCGCCGGCACCTTCCCGGGACGCGGCAACTGGCACATCGAGCTGCTCGACGGGCCCGTCGAGCGCGCCACGGCAGTCGGCGTCACCGTCGAACCCG
- the sigK gene encoding ECF RNA polymerase sigma factor SigK, with the protein MEDRADSADADEAHPAHATSAAEGMDTAGAAGVADVADGPGAESGALDALLLRVATGDQEAFAPIYDALSAPVMGLACRILRDAAQAAEVTQDVMVEVWRTADRFRPELGTARAWVLLLAHRRAVDRVRAARARTEREEKAALLDRTPPYDEVADTVEGRDEHARVRRCLGALSRDQREAVRLAFYEGMTYRETARTLESPEGTVKSRLRDGLQRLRDCLEASR; encoded by the coding sequence ATGGAGGACAGGGCAGACAGCGCGGACGCCGACGAGGCGCATCCGGCGCACGCCACGAGCGCCGCGGAGGGCATGGACACCGCAGGCGCCGCGGGCGTCGCGGACGTCGCGGACGGCCCCGGGGCGGAGAGCGGCGCACTGGACGCGCTGCTCCTCCGGGTCGCCACGGGCGACCAGGAGGCGTTCGCCCCGATCTACGACGCACTGTCCGCCCCCGTCATGGGCCTGGCCTGCCGGATCCTGCGGGACGCGGCCCAGGCCGCGGAGGTGACCCAGGACGTGATGGTCGAGGTCTGGCGTACCGCCGACCGCTTCCGGCCGGAACTCGGCACCGCGCGCGCCTGGGTGCTGCTGCTGGCGCACCGCCGCGCCGTGGACCGCGTCCGTGCCGCCCGGGCCCGTACGGAGCGCGAGGAGAAGGCGGCCCTGCTGGACCGTACCCCGCCGTACGACGAGGTGGCCGACACCGTGGAGGGCCGCGACGAGCACGCCCGCGTGCGCCGCTGCCTGGGCGCGCTGAGCCGGGACCAGCGGGAGGCCGTCCGGCTGGCCTTCTACGAGGGGATGACCTACCGCGAGACGGCGCGCACCCTGGAATCACCCGAGGGAACCGTCAAATCACGGCTGCGCGACGGGCTGCAACGGCTGCGCGATTGTCTGGAGGCGTCCCGATGA
- a CDS encoding MmcQ/YjbR family DNA-binding protein, with protein sequence MATTAQDVRTIALSLPDSSEKLAWGMPTFRVSGKIFAALADDDTSIGVKCPKEDRAELIAAEPEKFFMRAGHDDNYAWLRVRLAAVQDEEELRSILTDAWLQAAPKRLAAAHPELGGGTD encoded by the coding sequence ATGGCCACGACCGCGCAGGACGTCCGTACGATCGCGCTGTCGCTCCCGGACAGCAGCGAGAAGCTCGCCTGGGGCATGCCGACCTTCCGGGTGAGCGGGAAGATCTTCGCCGCGCTGGCCGACGACGACACCTCGATCGGGGTCAAGTGTCCCAAGGAGGACCGGGCCGAGCTGATCGCGGCGGAGCCGGAGAAGTTCTTCATGCGCGCGGGCCACGACGACAACTACGCCTGGCTCCGGGTCCGGCTGGCGGCGGTGCAGGACGAGGAGGAACTGCGCTCGATCCTCACGGACGCCTGGCTCCAGGCGGCCCCGAAGCGGCTGGCCGCGGCCCATCCGGAGCTGGGCGGCGGCACGGACTGA
- a CDS encoding GAF domain-containing protein has translation MTYYESTGHLLLTPVDREAPARVVRLRQLGLGERTDAELDAFARRVCEALDVPYAGVNFIGEERQFFAGLHHAAQAPPSGYPARVLARDHGYCPHVVVRRRALVLEDVRDFARFAGNAVVDESGVRSYAGAPLTDRQGVVLGTVCAVDVVPRRWGTEGLATVKALAADLVALLHEREDRRA, from the coding sequence ATGACGTACTACGAATCGACCGGACACCTGCTGCTCACGCCGGTGGACCGGGAAGCGCCCGCACGGGTCGTGCGGCTGCGTCAACTGGGCCTGGGGGAGCGGACGGACGCGGAGCTGGACGCATTCGCCCGGCGTGTCTGCGAGGCACTGGACGTCCCGTACGCGGGGGTCAACTTCATCGGCGAGGAACGGCAGTTCTTCGCGGGCCTGCACCATGCCGCGCAGGCCCCGCCGAGCGGATATCCGGCGCGGGTCCTGGCCCGGGACCACGGCTACTGCCCGCACGTGGTGGTGCGGCGGCGGGCGCTGGTGCTGGAGGACGTACGGGACTTCGCGCGCTTCGCGGGCAACGCGGTGGTCGACGAGAGCGGGGTGCGGTCCTACGCGGGCGCCCCGCTGACGGACCGGCAGGGGGTCGTGCTCGGCACGGTGTGCGCGGTGGACGTGGTGCCGAGGCGGTGGGGTACGGAGGGGCTGGCCACGGTCAAGGCGCTGGCGGCGGACCTGGTGGCGCTGCTGCACGAGCGGGAGGACCGGCGGGCCTGA
- a CDS encoding ATP/GTP-binding protein has protein sequence MAYANDCDAAVPATSGPATSAPATSAPATLKILVAGGFGAGKTTFVGAVSEIEPLSTEELLSGLSEAADPLEGVEEKSTTTVALDFGRITLDERHVLYLFGTPGQQRFWFLWEELCVGALGAVVIADTRRLADCFPAVDFFERRGIGFIVAVNEFDDGHRYEPEEVREAVGLGPEVPVVRCDARLTSSGTGALAALVRHLLCMSTVRSSSASPAMPLSPASSSESGEPS, from the coding sequence ATGGCCTACGCAAACGACTGTGACGCGGCGGTGCCCGCGACCTCGGGCCCGGCGACCTCGGCCCCCGCGACCTCGGCCCCCGCGACGCTGAAGATCCTGGTCGCGGGCGGGTTCGGCGCGGGCAAGACCACTTTCGTGGGCGCGGTCAGCGAGATCGAGCCGCTGAGCACGGAGGAGCTGCTGAGCGGACTCAGCGAGGCCGCGGACCCGTTGGAGGGGGTCGAAGAGAAGTCCACGACGACCGTGGCGCTGGACTTCGGCCGGATCACGCTGGACGAACGGCACGTGCTCTACCTCTTCGGCACGCCCGGGCAGCAGCGCTTCTGGTTCCTGTGGGAGGAGCTGTGCGTGGGGGCCCTCGGGGCGGTGGTGATCGCCGACACCCGCCGGCTCGCCGACTGCTTCCCCGCCGTGGACTTCTTCGAACGGCGCGGGATCGGCTTCATCGTCGCCGTCAACGAGTTCGACGACGGTCACCGCTACGAGCCCGAGGAGGTGCGCGAGGCGGTGGGACTCGGGCCGGAGGTGCCGGTCGTACGGTGCGACGCGCGCCTGACGAGCTCCGGGACCGGGGCGCTGGCCGCCCTCGTCCGCCATCTCCTGTGCATGTCCACCGTCCGCTCATCGTCCGCATCGCCTGCAATGCCTTTATCACCTGCATCGTCTTCGGAGTCGGGGGAACCGTCATGA
- a CDS encoding DUF742 domain-containing protein encodes MRPYTASGGRTRPGVALDLLSLVTATGVRPRGPLGAEHTLALRLCAGSAAVTVAEVAGQLRLPAVVVKVLLSDLMEHGAVMAQSPRYPGGGSFAADDQNLLRAVLDGLRKRL; translated from the coding sequence ATGCGCCCGTACACGGCCAGCGGCGGGCGGACCCGGCCGGGCGTCGCGCTCGACCTGCTCTCGCTGGTGACCGCGACCGGCGTACGGCCGCGCGGTCCGCTCGGCGCGGAGCACACCCTCGCCCTGCGGCTCTGCGCGGGCTCGGCGGCTGTCACGGTCGCCGAAGTGGCCGGGCAGCTGCGGCTCCCGGCGGTGGTGGTGAAGGTGCTGCTGTCCGACCTGATGGAACACGGGGCCGTCATGGCGCAGTCGCCCCGGTACCCGGGCGGCGGGTCCTTCGCCGCCGATGACCAGAACCTGCTCAGGGCGGTGCTCGATGGCCTACGCAAACGACTGTGA
- a CDS encoding roadblock/LC7 domain-containing protein gives MGGEVATKTGSRLSDLDWLLSGLVQRVPYTRSAVLLTADGLVTCVHGLDADSADHMAALASGLYSLGRSAGSRFADGAEVRQVVVELDSALIFVSAAGSGTCLAVLADREADAGVLGYEMAMLVKSVRPYLAAPPRRPVADPER, from the coding sequence ATGGGCGGCGAAGTGGCGACGAAGACAGGCAGTCGGCTCTCGGACCTCGACTGGCTGCTGAGCGGCCTGGTGCAGCGCGTGCCGTACACGCGCAGCGCCGTACTGCTGACGGCGGACGGGCTGGTGACCTGTGTGCACGGCCTGGACGCCGACAGCGCCGACCACATGGCGGCCCTGGCCTCCGGGCTGTACTCGCTGGGGCGCAGCGCCGGATCCCGCTTCGCCGACGGCGCCGAGGTCCGGCAGGTGGTGGTCGAGCTCGACTCCGCGCTCATCTTCGTCTCGGCGGCCGGTTCCGGGACCTGCCTGGCGGTCCTCGCCGACCGCGAGGCCGATGCCGGGGTGCTCGGCTACGAGATGGCGATGCTGGTCAAGAGCGTACGTCCGTACCTTGCGGCCCCGCCGCGGCGGCCCGTCGCCGACCCGGAGCGATGA
- a CDS encoding ATP-binding protein, whose product MSGLRAARHSPSRHAVTGPGRQIRPQLLRAALLPALAAGLSGAAAVIFTLQLGGGAGERDARLWPVLTGCALLVAGALAAALLGAQRSAKAVQDRCEALRRSSVRGRQELRTAAERLERGEVPPRPVRGGPTSPPVGTDPAGVDEFWLLSQELRGAREQAHATLVRLAGPVTPSDSERKVEVFVNLARRLQSLVHREISLLDELEDTVEDPDLLKELFHVDHLATRIRRHAENLAVLGGAASRRQWTRPIDLSEVLRSSVAEVEQYTRVKVVPPSGGSVRGHAVADVVHLLAELVENATVFSAPDTDVVLRAERVTAGIAVEVEDRGLGMPAEEQHRMNALLGDPDQISVRHLLADGRIGLFVVSALARRHGIAVELKSNIYGGVLAVLVLPQELLGAEAPGADAAAGGSRATSWGTGEGTGVPPLEPVRVALPRQEPPGAGPAVPLWSCDAQAPEPPPAAVPEPAPEPVFAPGPAPAPVFAPGRSAAADRSVPAHGPFAAAGPAGPGEAAGVRTPAPAPAPVRAPAPAPVRAPAPTPAPTPVPASAPAPVPVQSPATAPAPHPAPGDLGPGSGPDPRLEIWSQARPGTLPGPRPAPRPEPSAVAAPAPVPEPEALPGPRLAIWAEPRPGTRPEAQPGTPAGTPAENRRPPLPRRRAQEHLAPQLREAPAPRRTDGTEQPLHDPGLMAAFQRGFGRAQSEYRA is encoded by the coding sequence ATGTCCGGACTCCGCGCCGCCCGCCACTCCCCGTCGAGACACGCCGTCACCGGTCCGGGCCGGCAGATACGCCCCCAACTGCTCCGCGCCGCCCTGCTGCCCGCGCTCGCCGCCGGGCTCAGCGGCGCCGCCGCGGTGATCTTCACCCTGCAGCTCGGCGGGGGAGCCGGAGAGCGCGATGCCCGGCTGTGGCCGGTGCTCACCGGCTGCGCCCTGCTCGTCGCCGGGGCCCTCGCCGCCGCCCTGCTCGGCGCGCAGCGCTCCGCCAAGGCCGTCCAGGACCGGTGCGAGGCGCTGCGCCGGTCCAGCGTGCGCGGCCGCCAGGAACTGCGGACCGCCGCCGAACGGCTCGAACGGGGCGAGGTCCCGCCCCGCCCGGTGCGCGGCGGGCCGACCTCGCCGCCGGTCGGTACCGACCCGGCCGGGGTGGACGAGTTCTGGCTGCTTTCGCAGGAGCTGCGCGGCGCCCGCGAGCAGGCGCACGCGACCCTCGTACGGCTGGCCGGACCGGTCACCCCGTCCGACAGCGAACGGAAGGTCGAGGTCTTCGTCAACCTCGCGCGGCGCCTGCAATCCCTGGTGCACCGCGAGATCTCGCTGCTGGACGAACTGGAAGACACGGTCGAGGATCCGGACCTGCTCAAGGAGCTCTTCCACGTCGACCACCTCGCCACCCGGATCCGCCGCCACGCGGAGAACCTCGCCGTGCTCGGCGGCGCGGCCTCCCGCCGCCAGTGGACCCGGCCCATCGACCTGAGCGAGGTGCTCCGCTCCTCGGTCGCGGAGGTCGAGCAGTACACCCGCGTCAAGGTGGTGCCCCCGTCGGGCGGCAGCGTCCGCGGCCACGCCGTCGCCGACGTGGTGCACCTGCTGGCCGAACTGGTCGAGAACGCCACGGTGTTCTCCGCCCCCGACACCGACGTGGTGCTGCGCGCCGAACGGGTCACCGCCGGGATCGCCGTCGAGGTCGAGGACCGGGGGCTGGGCATGCCGGCCGAGGAGCAGCACCGGATGAACGCCCTGCTCGGCGACCCCGACCAGATCAGCGTCCGGCACCTGCTGGCGGACGGCCGCATCGGCCTGTTCGTGGTCTCGGCGCTGGCCCGCAGGCACGGGATCGCCGTCGAGCTCAAGTCCAACATCTACGGCGGAGTGCTCGCCGTGCTGGTGCTGCCGCAGGAGCTGCTGGGTGCGGAGGCGCCGGGCGCCGACGCCGCCGCGGGGGGCTCCCGCGCCACTTCCTGGGGGACCGGGGAGGGGACGGGGGTGCCGCCCCTGGAGCCCGTACGGGTCGCGCTGCCGCGGCAGGAGCCCCCGGGCGCCGGGCCGGCCGTACCGCTCTGGTCCTGCGACGCACAGGCTCCGGAGCCCCCGCCCGCCGCTGTGCCCGAGCCCGCTCCCGAGCCCGTTTTCGCGCCCGGTCCCGCTCCCGCCCCCGTTTTTGCCCCCGGTCGGTCCGCGGCCGCGGACCGGTCCGTCCCCGCCCACGGTCCCTTCGCGGCCGCCGGCCCGGCCGGGCCCGGGGAGGCAGCCGGGGTCCGCACCCCGGCCCCGGCCCCGGCTCCGGTCCGGGCCCCGGCTCCGGCTCCGGTCCGGGCTCCGGCGCCGACCCCGGCGCCGACTCCGGTCCCGGCCTCGGCCCCGGCGCCGGTCCCGGTCCAGAGCCCGGCGACAGCGCCGGCCCCGCACCCGGCGCCGGGTGACCTCGGTCCCGGCTCCGGTCCGGATCCCCGCCTGGAGATCTGGTCGCAGGCCCGTCCCGGGACCCTGCCCGGGCCCCGGCCCGCGCCCCGCCCCGAGCCTTCGGCCGTGGCCGCCCCGGCGCCCGTGCCGGAGCCCGAGGCCCTGCCAGGGCCCCGGCTCGCGATCTGGGCGGAGCCCCGGCCCGGGACCCGTCCCGAGGCGCAGCCCGGCACCCCGGCCGGCACCCCGGCCGAGAACCGGCGGCCGCCGCTGCCGCGCCGCCGGGCCCAGGAGCACCTCGCGCCGCAGCTGCGCGAGGCACCCGCCCCGCGGCGGACCGACGGCACCGAACAACCCCTGCACGACCCCGGCCTGATGGCCGCCTTCCAACGGGGCTTCGGCCGCGCGCAGTCGGAGTACCGGGCATGA
- a CDS encoding MBL fold metallo-hydrolase: MTGSRPLRPRLRALRPEAFGADPSGARLERIHRSPNFADGVFQNPVGARTRPSGSMKEFAKIYFHKEQRLRRSPGAPIPVHPTTLADLAKPPVSGLRLTWMGHSSVLAEIDGRRVLFDPVWGERCSPFPFAGPKRLHPVPVPLASLGKVDMVVISHDHYDHLDLPTIKDLAGTDTVFAVPLGVGAHLERWGVPADRLRELDWNESTKIAGLSLTATPARHFCGRGLRNQQHTLWASWVVAGDEHRIYHSGDTGYFPGFKEIGAEHGPFDATMIQIGAYSEYWPDIHMTPEEGMRAHLDLQGGTPHGTMLPIHWGTFNLAPHSWDEPGEGTLAAAEGAGAAVALPIPGQPFEPGGAGIPAVPWWRPFVAAGAPEPALAASPRPAPAGRPASATREEPEAVGS, encoded by the coding sequence TTGACCGGCTCCCGTCCCTTGCGTCCACGGCTGCGCGCCCTGCGGCCCGAAGCCTTCGGCGCGGACCCGTCCGGCGCCCGGCTGGAGCGGATCCACCGCTCGCCCAACTTCGCCGACGGCGTCTTCCAGAATCCGGTCGGGGCCCGGACCAGGCCCTCCGGGTCGATGAAAGAGTTCGCCAAGATCTACTTCCACAAGGAACAGCGGCTCCGCAGGAGCCCGGGAGCCCCGATCCCGGTGCACCCGACCACCCTCGCCGATCTGGCGAAGCCGCCGGTCAGCGGGTTGCGGCTGACCTGGATGGGGCACTCCAGCGTGCTCGCGGAGATCGACGGGCGGCGGGTGCTCTTCGACCCGGTGTGGGGTGAGCGGTGCTCACCCTTCCCTTTCGCCGGCCCCAAGCGGCTGCACCCCGTGCCGGTGCCCCTGGCCTCGCTGGGGAAGGTCGACATGGTGGTCATCTCCCACGACCACTACGACCACCTGGACCTGCCGACGATCAAGGACCTGGCCGGTACGGACACCGTCTTCGCCGTCCCGCTCGGCGTCGGCGCGCACCTGGAGCGCTGGGGGGTCCCGGCCGACCGGCTGCGCGAGCTCGACTGGAACGAGAGCACCAAGATCGCGGGACTCTCCCTCACGGCGACCCCCGCCCGGCACTTCTGCGGACGCGGCCTGCGCAACCAGCAGCACACCCTGTGGGCCTCCTGGGTGGTGGCAGGTGACGAGCACCGGATCTACCACAGCGGGGACACCGGCTACTTCCCCGGCTTCAAGGAGATCGGCGCCGAGCACGGGCCCTTCGACGCCACGATGATCCAGATCGGGGCCTACTCGGAGTACTGGCCCGACATCCACATGACCCCCGAGGAGGGCATGCGGGCCCACCTCGACCTCCAGGGCGGCACCCCGCACGGCACGATGCTGCCCATCCACTGGGGCACCTTCAACCTGGCCCCCCACTCGTGGGACGAGCCGGGCGAGGGCACGCTGGCCGCCGCCGAGGGAGCCGGGGCGGCGGTCGCCCTCCCGATCCCGGGCCAGCCCTTCGAGCCCGGCGGCGCAGGCATCCCGGCCGTGCCGTGGTGGCGCCCGTTCGTGGCCGCAGGCGCGCCCGAGCCCGCGCTCGCGGCGTCCCCCCGCCCGGCACCCGCCGGCCGGCCCGCGTCCGCGACCCGCGAGGAACCCGAGGCGGTCGGCTCGTAG
- a CDS encoding SGNH/GDSL hydrolase family protein has product MAATTTKLKTIGSYAAIGDSFTEGVGDPGPGDSYLGWADRLAVLLADRRDEHDFRYANLAVRGRLLDQIVAEQVPRAKALAPDLVTFCAGGNDIIRPGSDPDDVAERFEAAVADLTGSVGQVMITTGFDTRGVPVLKHIRGKVATYSAHVRAIADRYDCPVLDLWSLKSVQDRRAWDGDRLHLSPEGHTRVALRAAQVLGLEVPTDPDQPWPPQQPRGSVDVTRDNIQWAREHLVPWIGRRLRGESSGDHVEAKRPDLMPL; this is encoded by the coding sequence GTGGCAGCGACGACGACGAAACTCAAGACCATCGGCTCGTACGCGGCGATCGGGGACAGCTTCACCGAGGGTGTCGGGGACCCGGGACCCGGGGATTCCTATCTCGGCTGGGCGGACCGGCTCGCCGTGCTCCTGGCCGATCGGCGCGACGAGCACGACTTCCGGTACGCGAACCTGGCCGTGCGCGGCCGGCTCCTCGACCAGATCGTGGCCGAGCAGGTGCCGCGGGCCAAGGCCCTCGCACCCGACCTGGTGACCTTCTGCGCCGGGGGCAACGACATCATCCGGCCCGGCAGCGACCCCGACGACGTGGCGGAGCGGTTCGAGGCGGCCGTGGCCGACCTCACCGGGTCCGTCGGCCAGGTGATGATCACCACCGGCTTCGACACCCGGGGCGTGCCGGTCCTCAAGCACATCCGGGGCAAGGTGGCGACGTACAGCGCGCACGTGCGCGCCATCGCCGACCGCTACGACTGCCCGGTGCTCGACCTCTGGTCGCTGAAGTCCGTGCAGGACCGGCGGGCCTGGGACGGCGACCGGCTGCACCTGTCGCCCGAGGGGCACACCCGGGTGGCGCTGCGCGCCGCGCAGGTGCTCGGCCTGGAGGTGCCGACCGACCCCGACCAGCCGTGGCCGCCGCAGCAGCCGCGCGGATCGGTGGACGTGACCCGGGACAACATCCAGTGGGCGCGTGAGCACCTGGTGCCGTGGATCGGCCGCCGGCTGCGCGGGGAGTCCTCCGGGGACCACGTGGAGGCCAAGCGGCCGGACCTGATGCCGCTGTAG
- a CDS encoding LysM peptidoglycan-binding domain-containing M23 family metallopeptidase, with amino-acid sequence MPAKGKHRRPKSGSISRGFAAAGTGGAALALPLMGATGAQAAGAPTAATAATPVVQAVQSAPQAAPQAVQLPAAPQAAPTVYTVVPGDYLSKIAAERDLTGGWERLYADNREAVGTNPSLIHPGLKLTLGAKGEAAPAEAPARPAPKAAPAPEKAAPKASGSGASAPSAPSAKKGSADSAAPAKQKSGSSAAEKAPTGAGFVAPVSGGVSTQYKVAGSMWSSGYHTGVDFIASSGTTVKAVGAGTVVSAGWSGSYGNEVVIRHADGNYSQYAHLSSLSVSSGQSVTAGQRIGLSGSTGNSTGPHLHFEIRTSPSYGSDMDPIAYLRSKGASL; translated from the coding sequence ATGCCCGCAAAGGGTAAGCACCGCCGTCCCAAGTCCGGTTCCATATCGCGAGGTTTCGCCGCCGCCGGCACCGGGGGCGCCGCCCTCGCACTGCCGCTGATGGGTGCCACGGGCGCCCAGGCCGCCGGTGCGCCGACCGCCGCGACCGCCGCCACCCCCGTGGTGCAGGCCGTGCAGAGCGCCCCGCAGGCGGCTCCGCAGGCCGTGCAGCTCCCGGCAGCGCCGCAGGCCGCGCCGACCGTCTACACGGTGGTGCCGGGCGACTACCTCTCCAAGATCGCCGCCGAGCGCGACCTGACCGGTGGCTGGGAGCGGCTCTACGCCGACAACCGCGAGGCCGTCGGCACCAACCCGTCGCTGATCCACCCGGGCCTGAAGCTGACGCTCGGCGCCAAGGGCGAGGCCGCCCCGGCCGAGGCCCCGGCCCGGCCCGCCCCCAAGGCGGCCCCGGCTCCGGAGAAGGCGGCCCCGAAGGCCTCCGGTTCCGGTGCCTCGGCTCCCTCGGCTCCCTCGGCCAAGAAGGGCTCCGCCGACTCCGCCGCCCCGGCCAAGCAGAAGTCCGGCTCCTCCGCCGCCGAGAAGGCCCCCACGGGCGCCGGCTTCGTGGCCCCCGTCAGCGGCGGCGTCTCCACCCAGTACAAGGTCGCCGGCAGCATGTGGTCCTCCGGCTACCACACGGGCGTCGACTTCATCGCGAGCTCCGGCACCACCGTCAAGGCCGTCGGCGCGGGCACCGTGGTCTCCGCCGGCTGGAGCGGCTCGTACGGCAACGAGGTCGTCATCCGGCACGCGGACGGCAACTACTCCCAGTACGCCCACCTGTCCTCGCTCTCCGTCTCGTCCGGCCAGAGCGTCACCGCCGGACAGCGGATCGGCCTCTCCGGTTCCACCGGCAACTCGACCGGCCCGCACCTGCACTTCGAGATCCGCACGAGCCCGTCCTACGGCTCGGACATGGACCCGATCGCCTACCTCCGTTCGAAGGGCGCGAGCCTCTGA
- a CDS encoding tyrosine-protein phosphatase: protein MPEPELSGVRNFRDVGGLPTSDGRRVRAGQLFRSGHLAHATETDAEFLASLGLHTIFDFRNNADHSLEGPDVELPGVRNVNIPLSDPADGREFWKMVREGDLDQLRSLLGDGKAAARMAKSYRTIVEQRTAEHSRVVHALAEDSVPALMHCAAGKDRAGLSIAVTLLALGVEREAIVADYLESNAPHRRYRVRRSGEPVEAHSPEVMELLAPLFDARAEYLNAAFDTMDERWGGVERYLAEGLGLTPETLDRLRERLLTDGV, encoded by the coding sequence GTGCCGGAGCCCGAACTGTCCGGAGTGCGCAATTTCCGTGACGTGGGCGGACTTCCGACCTCCGATGGACGGAGGGTCAGGGCGGGACAACTCTTCCGAAGCGGACATCTGGCACATGCCACCGAAACCGATGCAGAATTTCTCGCATCGCTCGGCCTCCACACCATTTTCGACTTCCGCAACAACGCCGACCATTCACTGGAGGGGCCGGACGTCGAACTGCCCGGTGTACGCAATGTGAACATCCCGCTGTCGGACCCCGCCGACGGCCGGGAGTTCTGGAAGATGGTCCGCGAAGGCGACCTCGACCAGCTCCGCTCGCTGCTCGGCGACGGCAAGGCCGCGGCCCGGATGGCGAAGTCGTACCGCACCATCGTCGAGCAGCGCACCGCCGAGCACAGCCGGGTCGTGCACGCCCTCGCCGAGGACAGCGTCCCGGCCCTGATGCACTGCGCGGCGGGCAAGGACCGCGCCGGGCTGTCCATCGCCGTCACCCTGCTCGCGCTCGGCGTCGAACGCGAGGCGATCGTGGCGGACTACCTGGAGTCGAACGCCCCGCACCGGCGCTACCGGGTGCGCCGCTCCGGCGAGCCGGTCGAGGCCCACTCCCCCGAGGTGATGGAGCTCCTCGCCCCGCTCTTCGACGCCCGGGCCGAGTACCTCAACGCCGCCTTCGACACCATGGACGAGCGGTGGGGCGGGGTCGAGCGCTACCTCGCCGAGGGCCTCGGGCTCACGCCCGAGACCCTCGACCGGCTGCGCGAGCGGCTGCTGACCGACGGGGTCTGA